One part of the Bradyrhizobium sp. CB1650 genome encodes these proteins:
- a CDS encoding DUF4142 domain-containing protein codes for MFVRWSLAIAAIAFLSSPALAQGAKPTDPQIAHIAYTAGVIDINAAKQALKKAKSKDVKAFAEDMVRDHEAVNKQALALVKKLNVKPEDNDTSRTLSKQAGDKLAELGKLKGAAFDKAYVENEVAYHKAVNSALETQLIPAADNGELKNLLQTGLKIFQGHEQHAEHVAAELK; via the coding sequence ATGTTCGTTCGATGGAGCCTGGCGATCGCAGCGATCGCCTTTCTGTCCAGCCCTGCGCTCGCGCAAGGCGCCAAGCCGACCGATCCGCAGATCGCCCATATCGCCTACACCGCCGGCGTGATCGATATCAACGCCGCCAAGCAGGCGCTGAAGAAGGCCAAGAGCAAGGATGTGAAGGCGTTCGCAGAGGACATGGTGCGCGACCACGAGGCGGTCAACAAACAGGCGCTCGCGCTGGTCAAGAAGCTGAATGTGAAACCCGAGGACAACGACACCAGCCGCACGCTATCGAAGCAGGCGGGCGACAAGCTCGCCGAGCTTGGCAAGCTGAAGGGCGCGGCCTTCGACAAGGCCTATGTCGAGAACGAGGTCGCCTATCACAAGGCGGTCAACAGCGCGCTGGAGACCCAGCTCATTCCCGCCGCCGACAATGGGGAGCTCAAGAACCTGTTGCAGACCGGCCTGAAGATCTTCCAGGGTCACGAGCAGCACGCCGAGCATGTCGCGGCGGAGCTGAAATAA
- a CDS encoding protein-tyrosine phosphatase family protein gives MIHVCSLAALPETVRLTGASHVLTVMANVEQVARPVSVLPANHLKVSMDDITEEMDGFVAPSETHIEQVLNFVRGWDRSAPLVVHCYAGISRSTASAFAAACALNPHRDEIEIARKIRAASPIASPNRRIVNLADRALGRNGRMLRALDEMGPGAMMVEGRPFAIELE, from the coding sequence ATGATCCACGTCTGTTCCCTCGCCGCACTTCCCGAAACCGTTCGCCTCACCGGTGCCAGCCACGTGCTGACGGTGATGGCCAATGTCGAGCAGGTGGCGCGACCGGTGTCGGTGCTGCCCGCCAATCATCTCAAGGTGTCGATGGACGACATCACCGAAGAGATGGACGGCTTCGTCGCGCCGTCGGAAACGCATATCGAGCAGGTGCTGAACTTCGTACGCGGCTGGGACCGCAGCGCACCTCTGGTCGTGCATTGCTATGCCGGCATCAGCCGCTCCACCGCGAGCGCCTTTGCCGCGGCCTGTGCGCTCAATCCGCACCGCGACGAGATCGAGATCGCCAGAAAGATCCGTGCGGCCTCTCCGATCGCCTCGCCGAACCGTCGCATCGTCAACCTCGCTGATCGCGCGCTCGGCCGGAACGGCCGCATGCTGCGCGCACTCGACGAGATGGGCCCGGGTGCGATGATGGTCGAAGGCCGCCCCTTCGCGATCGAGCTCGAATGA
- a CDS encoding dihydroorotase: protein MTQRFDVILRGGTVVNQDGEGLRDIGIAGGRIAEIGALSQGSAAEVIDCKGLHILPGVMDTQVHFREPGLAHKEDLETGSRSAVMGGVTAVFEMPNTAPLTVTEADFTDKVKRAHHRMHCDFAFFIGGTRANVQDLPVLERAPGCAGVKVFIGSSTGALLVEDDESLRRIFQVIRRRAAFHAEDEYRLNDRKSLRIEGDARSHPVWRDETAALMATQRLVKLAHETGKRIHVLHISTKEEIEFLRDHKDVASCEATPHHLTLAAPECYERLGTLAQMNPPVRSADHRAGIWRGIEQGIVDVLGSDHAPHTLEEKAKTYPASPSGMTGVQTLVPVMLDHVNAGRLSLARFVDLTSAGPARLYNMACKGRIAAGYDADFTIVDLKRSETITNKWVASRAGWTPYDGMRVTGWPVGTFIRGRRVMWQGELVTPSQGEAVRFLETLKA from the coding sequence ATGACCCAGCGTTTCGACGTGATCCTCAGGGGCGGCACCGTCGTCAACCAGGACGGCGAGGGCCTGCGCGACATCGGCATTGCGGGTGGCCGCATCGCTGAGATCGGCGCTTTGTCGCAAGGCAGCGCTGCGGAGGTGATCGACTGCAAGGGCCTGCACATCCTGCCAGGCGTGATGGACACGCAGGTGCATTTCCGCGAGCCCGGATTGGCGCACAAGGAAGACCTCGAGACCGGCTCGCGCAGCGCCGTGATGGGCGGCGTCACCGCCGTGTTCGAGATGCCGAACACCGCGCCGCTGACGGTGACGGAGGCCGATTTCACCGACAAGGTGAAGCGCGCCCATCACCGCATGCATTGCGATTTCGCCTTCTTCATCGGCGGCACCCGCGCGAACGTGCAGGACCTGCCCGTGCTCGAGCGCGCGCCGGGTTGCGCCGGCGTCAAAGTGTTCATCGGCTCCTCGACCGGTGCGCTGCTGGTGGAGGACGACGAAAGCCTGCGTCGCATCTTCCAGGTGATCCGCCGCCGCGCCGCCTTCCATGCCGAGGACGAGTACCGTCTCAACGACCGCAAGTCGCTGCGCATCGAGGGCGATGCACGCTCGCACCCGGTCTGGCGCGACGAGACCGCGGCGCTGATGGCGACGCAGCGGCTGGTGAAGCTTGCGCACGAGACCGGCAAGCGCATCCATGTGCTGCACATCTCGACCAAGGAAGAGATCGAGTTTTTGCGCGACCACAAGGATGTCGCCTCCTGCGAAGCGACGCCGCATCACCTCACGCTGGCCGCGCCCGAATGCTACGAGCGGCTCGGCACGCTGGCGCAGATGAACCCGCCGGTGCGCTCGGCCGATCACCGCGCCGGCATCTGGCGTGGCATCGAGCAGGGCATCGTCGACGTGCTTGGCTCCGATCATGCCCCGCATACGCTGGAGGAGAAGGCGAAGACCTATCCGGCCTCCCCCTCCGGCATGACCGGCGTACAGACGCTGGTGCCCGTGATGCTCGATCACGTCAATGCGGGACGTCTATCATTGGCGAGGTTCGTCGATCTCACCAGCGCCGGCCCCGCGCGCCTCTACAACATGGCCTGCAAGGGCCGCATCGCCGCGGGCTATGACGCCGATTTCACCATCGTGGATCTCAAGCGCAGCGAGACCATCACCAACAAATGGGTCGCCTCGCGTGCCGGATGGACCCCCTATGACGGAATGCGCGTCACGGGCTGGCCCGTCGGCACCTTCATCCGCGGTCGCCGCGTGATGTGGCAGGGCGAGCTCGTCACACCATCGCAGGGCGAGGCGGTGCGGTTTCTGGAGACGCTGAAGGCGTAG
- a CDS encoding cupredoxin family copper-binding protein gives MKPGRLPSIALAVVFLTVAPAQAATVQIVMDNLVISPAEVSAKVGDTIEWVNKDVFAHTATAKNGDFDVTLPPKKSATFVLKKAGTADYYCRYHPNMKATLKVEP, from the coding sequence ATGAAGCCGGGACGGCTCCCTTCGATCGCGCTCGCGGTCGTCTTCCTGACGGTCGCCCCGGCGCAGGCCGCGACCGTTCAGATCGTGATGGACAATCTCGTGATATCGCCGGCAGAGGTGTCCGCGAAGGTCGGTGACACCATCGAGTGGGTCAACAAGGACGTCTTTGCCCACACCGCCACCGCGAAGAACGGCGATTTTGACGTGACTCTGCCGCCAAAGAAGTCGGCGACATTCGTCCTGAAGAAGGCAGGAACGGCCGATTATTATTGCCGCTATCATCCCAACATGAAAGCGACCCTCAAGGTCGAGCCGTGA
- a CDS encoding HD family hydrolase: MTAKKAARDVQSRAWQRMLSGRRLDLLDPSPLDVEIADIAHGLARVARWNGQTTGAHIFSVAQHTLLVETVMRHEGPRVDQRMRLAALLHDAPEYVIGDMISPFKAVLDGHYKAVEKRLLGAIHIRFGLPPVLPEEITQAIKAADRGAAYLEATELAGFGEAEARRLFGRDPGLPDSVRRDYLTPWTAARAEKQFLERFNAVFA, from the coding sequence ATGACGGCGAAGAAGGCGGCGCGCGATGTGCAGTCCCGCGCCTGGCAGCGGATGCTGTCGGGCCGGCGGCTCGACCTGCTCGATCCCTCGCCGCTCGACGTCGAGATCGCCGACATCGCGCACGGCCTGGCGCGGGTGGCGCGCTGGAACGGGCAGACCACCGGCGCCCACATCTTCTCGGTCGCGCAGCACACGCTGCTGGTCGAGACCGTGATGCGGCACGAAGGGCCGCGCGTCGATCAGCGCATGCGGCTCGCAGCGCTGCTGCACGATGCGCCCGAATATGTGATCGGCGACATGATCTCGCCGTTCAAGGCCGTGCTCGACGGCCACTACAAGGCGGTCGAGAAGCGCCTGCTCGGCGCCATCCATATCCGCTTCGGCCTGCCGCCCGTGCTGCCTGAGGAGATCACGCAGGCGATCAAGGCGGCCGATCGCGGCGCGGCCTACCTGGAGGCGACCGAGCTGGCCGGCTTTGGCGAGGCCGAGGCAAGACGCCTGTTCGGCCGCGATCCCGGTCTGCCCGACAGCGTCCGGCGCGATTATCTCACGCCCTGGACTGCGGCGCGGGCCGAGAAGCAATTCCTCGAGCGGTTCAATGCGGTGTTTGCGTAG
- a CDS encoding folate-binding protein produces the protein MKAAFLPDRGVVKVAGEDARNFLNGLITTDIDRLKPGLGRFGALLTPQGKIVVDFLITEAPSGHGGGFLIDCPRALAETLATKLKFYKLRAKVTVEDLSADLGVLAAWDGAPAAQPDLTFADPRHDELGYRILIPEQLKQKLADLIGAELVDATDYEAHRIALGVPRGGLDFMYSDAFPHETNMDRLAGVDFDKGCYVGQEVVSRMQHRGTARTRSVKVLLDGPSPEAGAAILAGDKQVGTIGSTADGKGIALVRIDRVADALDAGQTLTAGGLVVKLAEPDVVRIPAKQPVA, from the coding sequence ATGAAAGCAGCGTTTCTTCCCGACCGGGGCGTGGTCAAGGTCGCGGGCGAGGATGCGCGCAACTTCCTCAACGGCCTCATCACCACCGACATCGACAGGCTCAAGCCCGGCCTCGGCCGATTTGGGGCGCTGCTCACGCCGCAGGGCAAGATCGTCGTCGATTTCCTGATCACGGAGGCGCCGTCCGGCCATGGCGGCGGGTTCCTGATCGACTGCCCGAGGGCACTGGCCGAGACCCTTGCCACCAAACTCAAGTTCTACAAGCTGCGCGCCAAGGTGACGGTGGAAGACCTCTCCGCCGATCTCGGCGTGCTCGCGGCCTGGGACGGCGCGCCGGCGGCCCAGCCGGACCTCACCTTCGCCGATCCGCGCCATGATGAGCTCGGCTACCGCATCCTGATTCCGGAACAGCTCAAGCAGAAGCTTGCCGACCTCATCGGCGCCGAGCTGGTCGATGCGACCGATTATGAGGCCCATCGCATCGCGCTTGGCGTACCGCGCGGCGGGCTCGACTTCATGTACAGCGATGCGTTCCCGCACGAGACCAATATGGATCGCCTCGCCGGCGTCGATTTCGACAAGGGCTGCTATGTCGGCCAGGAAGTCGTCTCGCGGATGCAGCATCGCGGCACCGCGCGCACCCGCAGCGTGAAGGTGCTGCTCGATGGTCCCTCGCCCGAGGCCGGCGCCGCCATCCTCGCCGGCGACAAACAGGTCGGCACGATCGGCTCGACCGCCGATGGCAAGGGCATCGCACTCGTTCGCATCGATCGTGTCGCAGACGCACTTGACGCAGGCCAGACGCTCACCGCCGGTGGGCTGGTGGTGAAGCTCGCGGAGCCCGACGTGGTCCGCATTCCAGCCAAGCAGCCTGTGGCATGA
- a CDS encoding DNA-3-methyladenine glycosylase I, whose product MSRTPRLHPDGLTRCPWPGDDPLYVAYHDTEWGVPEYDDRALYEKLILDGFQAGLSWITILRKRDNFRKAFDDFQPEKIARYNAKKVHALMNDAGIVRNRAKIDGAILSAKSYLEIMEKGPGFSQLLWDFLDGRPKVNHFKTTASVPASTPLSVQISKDLSSRGFKFVGPTIVYAFMQATGMVNDHLVDCHCHATCGKTQRKPRLKVK is encoded by the coding sequence ATGAGCCGCACCCCTCGCCTGCATCCCGACGGCCTGACGCGCTGCCCCTGGCCTGGCGACGATCCGCTTTATGTCGCCTATCACGACACCGAATGGGGCGTGCCGGAATACGACGACCGCGCACTCTACGAGAAGCTGATCCTCGACGGCTTCCAGGCAGGCCTCTCCTGGATCACAATCCTGCGCAAGCGCGACAATTTTCGCAAAGCCTTCGACGATTTCCAGCCGGAGAAGATCGCGCGCTACAACGCCAAGAAGGTCCATGCGCTGATGAACGATGCCGGCATCGTGCGCAACCGCGCCAAGATCGACGGCGCGATCCTGAGCGCAAAGTCCTATCTGGAGATCATGGAGAAGGGCCCGGGCTTCTCGCAACTGCTGTGGGATTTCCTCGACGGCCGGCCCAAGGTCAACCATTTCAAGACCACCGCGAGCGTACCGGCTTCGACGCCGCTGTCGGTGCAAATCTCCAAGGATCTGTCCTCGCGCGGCTTCAAGTTCGTCGGCCCGACCATCGTCTATGCCTTCATGCAGGCCACCGGCATGGTCAACGACCACCTCGTCGATTGCCACTGTCACGCGACCTGCGGCAAGACGCAACGCAAGCCGCGCCTCAAGGTCAAATGA
- a CDS encoding sulfurtransferase — MTQPASLITTEQLAAMLGAPDLRVYDCTTYNEPVPHGSDVPYIAVPGDKTFEAGHIPGADFLDLQGEFSDTSARPLFMMPDAARLETAFGRHGLDASKTVVLYSIGTMMWATRFWWMLRSLGVDAHVLDGGFDKWKAEGRPIETGTPKGYPATTFEAAPRAGFFVDKSTVMAGIGDPATVIVNALGPQFHRGLEPSRYGRSGRIPGSVNVPAATLVNPADKTLTTLADAEAKFAAQGITRDKTVVCYCGGGISATIDLFLLTQLGYDKLTLYDGSMGEWARDPALPIETD, encoded by the coding sequence ATGACTCAACCGGCATCCCTCATCACCACCGAGCAGCTCGCCGCCATGCTCGGCGCGCCCGACCTGCGCGTCTACGACTGCACCACCTACAACGAGCCCGTGCCGCATGGCAGCGACGTGCCCTATATCGCTGTGCCCGGCGACAAGACGTTCGAGGCCGGCCATATCCCGGGCGCCGATTTCCTCGATCTGCAAGGCGAGTTTTCCGACACCTCGGCGCGTCCGCTCTTCATGATGCCTGACGCGGCCCGGCTCGAAACCGCGTTCGGCCGCCACGGCCTCGATGCATCCAAGACCGTCGTGCTCTACAGCATCGGCACAATGATGTGGGCGACGCGGTTCTGGTGGATGCTGCGTTCGCTCGGCGTCGATGCGCACGTGCTCGACGGCGGCTTCGACAAATGGAAGGCCGAGGGGCGGCCGATCGAGACCGGCACGCCCAAGGGATATCCGGCCACGACCTTCGAGGCCGCGCCGCGTGCCGGCTTCTTCGTGGACAAATCCACGGTGATGGCAGGGATCGGCGACCCCGCGACTGTCATCGTCAACGCGCTCGGCCCGCAATTTCATCGCGGGCTGGAGCCGAGCCGCTATGGCCGGTCCGGTCGCATTCCCGGCAGCGTCAACGTCCCGGCGGCCACGCTGGTCAACCCTGCCGACAAGACACTGACCACGCTGGCCGATGCCGAGGCGAAGTTTGCAGCGCAAGGCATCACGCGGGACAAGACCGTGGTCTGCTATTGCGGCGGCGGCATCTCCGCCACCATCGATCTCTTCCTGCTGACGCAACTCGGCTATGACAAGCTCACCCTCTATGACGGCTCAATGGGAGAATGGGCGAGGGACCCGGCGCTGCCGATCGAGACGGACTGA
- a CDS encoding RNA polymerase sigma factor, translating to MNPRQRTAPGISARTSEAELIDRARARDEAALRLIMQANNRRLYRLARGILRSDSEAEDVVQETYVRAFTHLDGFRGESGLSTWLSRIAINEALGRARGRKSHVEWGALPEATLNAEIIQFPLSSALGDPEKSMAQREIQRVVEHAVDELPEAFRMVFIARVMEGMNVEETAELLGVKPETVKTRLHRARTMLRENVEKKIGPVMMDAFPFAGQRCERLTEAVLRRLGI from the coding sequence GTGAATCCCAGGCAACGCACCGCACCCGGCATATCGGCCCGAACATCCGAAGCCGAGCTGATCGACCGTGCGCGGGCCCGTGACGAAGCGGCGCTGCGCCTGATCATGCAGGCCAACAACCGCCGGCTCTACCGCCTCGCGCGCGGCATTCTGCGCAGCGACAGCGAAGCCGAGGACGTGGTGCAGGAGACCTATGTCCGCGCCTTCACCCATCTCGACGGGTTTCGTGGCGAGTCCGGGCTGTCGACCTGGCTGTCGCGCATTGCCATCAACGAGGCGCTGGGCCGGGCGAGAGGCCGGAAATCGCATGTGGAATGGGGCGCGCTGCCGGAGGCGACGCTCAATGCCGAAATCATCCAGTTTCCCCTTTCCTCCGCTTTAGGCGATCCGGAAAAGTCCATGGCCCAACGTGAGATCCAGCGCGTCGTCGAGCACGCCGTCGATGAACTGCCGGAGGCCTTCCGCATGGTCTTCATCGCACGCGTGATGGAAGGGATGAATGTCGAGGAGACGGCCGAGCTGCTCGGCGTCAAACCGGAAACGGTGAAGACGCGGCTGCACCGCGCCCGCACGATGCTGCGCGAGAACGTCGAGAAGAAGATCGGCCCGGTGATGATGGACGCGTTCCCGTTTGCCGGTCAGCGCTGCGAGCGCCTGACCGAGGCGGTGCTAAGACGCCTCGGTATTTAG